A genomic region of Gossypium hirsutum isolate 1008001.06 chromosome D01, Gossypium_hirsutum_v2.1, whole genome shotgun sequence contains the following coding sequences:
- the LOC107939911 gene encoding receptor-like protein 7 — MRMSFFSLLFLNSFVSVTFIVNVGLVSAQCQSDQSRLLLQLESSFSYNNDSSGKLVPVKWNQNTDCCSWDGVSCDGGGHVIGLDLNSRSISSSIDDSSSLFRLQHLQWLNLAYNEFNPAFPSAFDKLENLSYLNLSHAGFDGQIPIEISRLTRLVTLDLSTFTFPGLKLEEPNLGTLVRNVTRLKFLYLDGVNLSATGNEWCQALSPLTELQVLNMSGCYLSGPIHSSLSMLRSLSVIHLDFNNLSASVPKFFAGFPNLTSLSLTYTNLSGRLPDEIFQIPTLQTLDLSDNDLLRGSFQKFSPNLSLQTLSLSRTNFEGQVPESLGNLGKLTRIELAECNFSGAIPKTMKKLTQLVYLDFSFNRFSGPIPSFSSSRNLTYLSLGYNQLNGGIHSTDWSSLSKLEIVDLQKNKFSGTIPPALFCIPSLQRLFLSQNQFKGNLSDLHGKASLLLEGLDLSSNKFQGQFPMSVFELHGLKLLSLSSNNYSGSIPMSAFQNLRNLSYLDLSYNRLSIDVTDTDISSISFPTFTTLKLASCNLMEFPDFLKNQSSLIELDLSKNQIHGKIPNWIWKATSLEHLNLSQNFFVEFQRPLENITSNVRFLDAHGNQLQGQIPILNAYDVFYLDYSDNNFSSILPPHIGDSLRSASFLSLANNNFHGSIPRSICNSTSLDVLDLSNNSLSGPIPQCLFQMTVSLGVLNLRGNNLSGIISDTFPESCKLQTLDLNQNRLEGKVPKSLGNCKMLEVLDIDNNQINGNFPCHLKNIATLHVLVLRSNKFNGHIDCPGNNSGWPLLQIFDLASNNFSGKLHLSGLGTWEAMRPNQDKNQSKLKHLMFDLLEDDDQYYYQDAITVTIKGNELELVKILTVFTSIDISCNNFEGPIPEVIGKFNALYALNFSHNAFTGSIPSFFGKLQQLESLDLSSNSLRGEIPLQLANLNFLSFLNVSNNKLVGPIPTSTQLQSFSEASFENNAGLCGPPLKTKCGSSPAKEDSPSDSETGSSIEWNLLSVVIGFIFGLGIIIVPLIYWKRWRIWYFERVDRALSRLFPRLGRETKKHGRRAKQNQRRRT, encoded by the coding sequence ATGAGGATGTCATTCTTTTCATTGCTATTCTTGAATTCTTTTGTATCGGTTACGTTTATTGTCAATGTGGGTTTGGTTTCGGCTCAATGTCAAAGTGATCAGAGTCGGTTGTTGCTTCAACTCGAAAGCAGCTTCAGCTACAATAATGATTCATCAGGAAAGCTGGTGCCGGTGAAATGGAATCAAAACACAGATTGTTGTTCCTGGGATGGTGTAAGTTGCGATGGAGGTGGTCATGTTATCGGTCTTGACTTGAACAGCAGATCAATTTCAAGTTCAATTGACGATTCAAGTAGTCTTTTTCGTCTTCAACATCTTCAGTGGCTCAATTTGGCTTATAACGAATTCAACCCAGCTTTTCCTTCTGCGTTTGATAAGCTGGAGAATTTGAGTTATCTTAACTTGTCCCATGCTGGCTTTGATGGACAAATTCCAATAGAGATATCACGCTTGACAAGGTTGGTCACTCTTGATTTATCAACTTTCACTTTCCCGGGTTTGAAACTTGAGGAACCAAACCTAGGGACACTAGTTCGAAATGTCACGAGGCTAAAATTTCTCTATCTTGATGGTGTAAATCTATCGGCTACTGGGAATGAGTGGTGCCAGGCCTTATCACCACTAACTGAGTTGCAAGTGTTGAACATGTCCGGCTGTTATCTATCGGGACCTATACATTCTTCACTTTCCATGCTTCGATCTCTCTCAGTAATTCATTTGGACTTCAACAACTTGTCTGCGTCGGTTCCAAAATTCTTTGCAGGATTCCCAAACCTGACTTCCCTCAGTCTTACTTATACTAATTTGAGTGGAAGATTGCCAGATGAAATTTTCCAGATACCTACATTACAGACTCTTGATTTGTCAGACAACGATTTACTCCGAGGTtcgtttcaaaaattttctcccAATCTTTCTCTTCAAACTCTGTCACTTAGCCGCACAAATTTTGAGGGGCAAGTACCAGAATCTCTAGGTAACCTTGGAAAACTGACAAGAATTGAGCTTGCAGAATGTAATTTCAGTGGAGCCATACCCAAAACAATGAAGAAACTTACCCAACTTGTGTATCTGGATTTTTCCTTTAACCGTTTTTCTGGTCCAATACCATCATTCTCATCATCCAGAAATCTTACATACCTAAGCCTTGGTTATAATCAGTTAAATGGTGGAATACATTCCACTGATTGGTCAAGTCTTTCTAAGCTAGAAATTGTTGACTTACAAAAGAACAAGTTTAGTGGAACTATTCCACCGGCTTTGTTTTGCATTCCATCACTGCAAAGACTTTTCCTTTCTCAAAACCAATTCAAAGGTAACCTTAGTGACCTTCATGGTAAGGCCTCTTTATTGCTTGAGGGCCTTGATCTTAGTAGCAACAAGTTTCAAGGGCAATTCCCAATGTCTGTGTTTGAACTCCATGGTCTGAAGTTACTATCCCTTTCCTCAAACAACTACAGTGGCTCGATACCAATGAGTGCCTTTCAGAACTTGAGGAATCTTTCTTACCTTGATCTCTCATATAACAGGTTGTCTATTGATGTCACCGATACTGATATTTCCTCAATTTCTTTCCCCACATTTACCACATTGAAGTTGGCGTCTTGCAACTTAATGGAGTTCCctgatttcttgaagaatcagTCAAGTTTAATTGAACTAGACCTCTCAAAAAATCAAATTCATGGGAAAATACCCAATTGGATTTGGAAAGCAACAAGTCTCGAGCACCTAAATCTTTCTCAGAACTTTTTTGTAGAATTTCAAAGACCTTTGGAGAATATAACTTCTAATGTTCGTTTTCTTGACGCACATGGGAACCAATTGCAAGGGCAAATCCCAATTCTTAACGCATATGATGTCTTTTATCTGGATTACTCAGACAACAATTTCAGCTCTATTTTACCACCTCACATTGGTGACTCCCTCCGGTCTGCTTCTTTCTTGTCCCTTGCAAATAATAACTTTCATGGGAGTATCCCTCGGTCGATATGCAATAGTACATCTCTTGATGTACTTGATCTGTCTAATAATTCCCTGAGTGGCCCAATTCCTCAATGCCTCTTTCAGATGACCGTGTCTCTTGGAGTACTGAATCTAAGAGGAAACAATCTCAGTGGCATCATTTCTGACACTTTTCCAGAAAGTTGTAAGTTGCAAACTCTAGATCTCAATCAGAACCGATTGGAAGGAAAGGTTCCAAAATCATTGGGGAATTGCAAAATGCTGGAGGTTTTAGACATTGACAACAATCAGATCAATGGCAATTTCCCATGCCATTTGAAGAATATAGCTACGCTGCATGTCCTTGTTTTACGATCTAACAAATTCAACGGTCACATTGATTGTCCGGGAAACAATAGTGGATGGCCATTGCTTCAGATTTTTGACTTAGCATCCAACAATTTTAGTGGAAAACTGCATCTATCTGGTTTGGGGACCTGGGAGGCTATGCGGCCTAATCAAGATAAAAACCAATCAAAGCTCAAACATCTCATGTTTGACCTCTTAGAAGATGATGACCAATACTACTATCAGGACGCAATAACAGTTACCATCAAAGGCAATGAGCTGGAGCTGGTGAAAATCTTGACCGTGTTCACTTCCATTGACATTTCATGCAACAACTTTGAAGGGCCAATACCAGAAGTAATCGGCAAATTCAACGCACTTTATGCCCTCAACTTTTCACATAATGCTTTCACAGGTTCAATCCCATCATTTTTTGGAAAACTGCAACAGCTTGAGTCCTTGGATCTCTCAAGCAACAGCCTACGCGGTGAGATCCCTTTGCAGCTAGCAAacctcaatttcctttcatttctcaACGTCTCAAATAACAAGCTAGTGGGTCCAATCCCAACGAGCACCCAACTTCAATCATTTTCAGAAGCTTCATTTGAGAACAATGCCGGATTATGTGGACCTCCTTTGAAGACAAAGTGCGGATCGTCACCAGCTAAAGAAGACAGCCCTTCAGATTCTGAGACAGGGAGCAGTATAGAGTGGAATCTTTTAAGTGTCGTGATAGGATTTATCTTTGGGTTGGGAATTATCATTGTACCTCTTATCTATTGGAAGAGATGGAGGATATGGTATTTTGAGCGTGTCGATCGTGCTCTCTCCAGGCTTTTCCCTCGTCTTGGTCGTGAAACCAAAAAGCATGGGAGGAGAGCAAAGCAGAACCAAAGGAGGAGGACCTAG
- the LOC107939924 gene encoding receptor-like protein 7, translating into MRMSLFSLLFLNSFVSVMLIVNVVFVSAQCQSDQRQLLLQLESSFSYNQTSSGKLVPVKWNQSTDCCSWDGVSCDGGGHVIGLDLNSRSISSSIDDSSSLFLLQRLQWLNLAYNEFKLAFPTAFDKLENLSYLNLSYAGFEGQIPIEISRLTRLVTLDLSVSSLLGRSLKLEKPNLEMLVQNLTRLRFLYLDGVNISATVNEWCKALLPLTELQELSMSRCYLSGPIHSSLSNLRSLSVIRLDNNNLSASVPQFFTEFENLTSLRLSATGLRGRLPEEIFQIPTLQILDLSTNKLLEGSFPNFPLNASLRTLALSGTNYGGQVPESIGNLEQLTRIELGSCNFSGAIPKTMKKLTQLVYLDFSFNRFSGPIPSFSSARNLIYLSLGYNQLNGAIHSTDWSSLSKLEIVGLGNNKLRGTIPPALFCIPSLQRLFLSQNQFKGNLSDLHGRASSLLYDLDLSSNKLQGQFPMSLFELRGLKFLSLSSNNFSGLIPMRALQNLRNLSFLDLSYNRLSIDATDTNISSLSFPNISTLKLTSCNLTEFPDFLKYQSRLSYLDLSNNQIQGRIPNWIWKVRSLNYLNLSQNFLVEFERSLENIDSSLSVLDLHGNQLQGQIQILPPCATYLDYSNNKFSSVLPAEIGDFLQFAYFFSVSGNNFNGSIPKSICSSLYLRVLDMSDNYLSGPIPQCLTQMSASLGVLNLRQNNLSGIISDTFTKSCSLQTLDLNRNQVEGKVPQSLGNCKILEVLDIGNNQISGSFPCHLENISKLRVLVLRSNKFNGSIHCPKNNTGWPMLQIFDLACNNFSGKLHQTWLATWKGMQVVDDEAQSKVKDIQFQFLEINPYRYQDAITVTIKGLERELVKILTVFTTIDISCNNFEGPIPEVIGTFKELYGLNFSHNAFTGPMPSFLGNLRQLESLDLSSNYLSGEIPLQLVNLNFLSFLNVSNNKLVGQIPTGTQLQSFSKASFENNPGLYGPPLTVKCVNASRPKNDSPSDSETGSIIEWNLLSVEIGLIFGLGIIIVPLIYWKRWRIWYFERIHRALSRFFPSLSRETKKHGRRANRNERRRL; encoded by the coding sequence ATGAGGATGTCACTCTTTTCATTGCTTTTCTTGAATTCTTTTGTATCGGTTATGCTTATTGTCAATGTGGTCTTCGTTTCGGCTCAATGTCAAAGTGATCAGAGACAGTTGTTGCTTcagcttgaaagcagcttcagctACAATCAAACTTCATCAGGAAAGCTGGTGCCAGTGAAATGGAATCAAAGCACAGATTGTTGTTCCTGGGATGGTGTAAGTTGCGATGGAGGTGGTCATGTTATCGGTCTTGACTTGAACAGCAGATCAATTTCAAGTTCAATTGACGATTCAAGTAGTCTTTTCCTTCTTCAACGTCTTCAGTGGCTCAATTTGGCTTATAACGAATTCAAGCTAGCTTTTCCTACTGCGTTTGATAAGCTGGAGAATTTGAGTTATCTTAACTTGTCCTATGCTGGCTTTGAAGGACAAATTCCAATAGAGATATCACGCTTGACAAGGTTGGTCACTCTTGATTTATCTGTATCTTCACTTCTTGGAAGATCATTGAAACTTGAGAAGCCAAACCTAGAGATGCTTGTTCAAAATCTCACGAGGCTGAGATTTCTCTATCTTGATGGAGTAAATATATCAGCTACGGTGAACGAGTGGTGCAAGGCTTTATTGCCGCTGACTGAGTTGCAAGAATTGAGCATGTCCCGTTGTTATCTATCGGGACCTATACATTCTTCACTTTCCAATCTCCGATCTCTCTCGGTAATTCGCTTGGACAATAACAATTTGTCAGCTTCAGTTCCACAATTCTTTacagaatttgaaaatttgaCTTCCCTTCGTCTTAGTGCCACTGGGTTGCGTGGAAGACTCCCAGAAGAAATTTTCCAGATACCTACATTGCAAATTCTTGATTTGTCAACCAACAAATTACTCGAAGGTTCATTTCCAAATTTTCCTCTCAATGCTTCTCTTCGAACTCTCGCACTTAGTGGCACAAATTATGGGGGGCAAGTACCAGAATCTATTGGTAACCTTGAGCAATTGACAAGAATAGAGCTTGGGAGTTGCAATTTCAGTGGAGCCATACCCAAAACAATGAAGAAACTTACCCAACTTGTGTATCTGGATTTTTCCTTTAACCGGTTTTCTGGTCCTATACCATCATTCTCATCAGCCAGAAATCTTATATACCTAAGCCTTGGTTATAATCAGTTAAATGGTGCAATTCATTCCACTGATTGGTCAAGTCTTTCTAAGCTAGAAATTGTTGGCTTAGGAAACAACAAGTTACGTGGAACCATTCCACCGGCTTTGTTTTGCATTCCATCACTGCAAAGACTTTTCCTTTCTCAAAACCAATTCAAGGGTAACCTTAGTGACCTTCATGGTAGGGCCTCTTCATTGCTTTACGACCTTGATCTTAGTAGCAACAAGTTACAGGGGCAATTCCCAATGTCTTTGTTTGAACTCCGTGGTCTGAAGTTCCTATCACTTTCTTCAAACAACTTCAGTGGTTTGATTCCGATGAGAGCCCTTCAGAACCTGAGAAATCTTTCCTTTCTTGATCTCTCATATAACAGGTTGTCTATTGATGCTACTGATACTAATATTTCCTCACTTTCTTTCCCTAACATCAGCACATTGAAGTTGACATCTTGCAACTTAACGGAGTTCCCTGATTTCTTGAAATATCAGTCTAGATTATCGTATCTAGACCTTTCAAACAACCAGATTCAAGGGAGAATACCGAATTGGATTTGGAAAGTGAGAAGCCTTAATTACCTAAATCTTTCTCAAAACTTCCTTGTAGAATTTGAAAGATCTTTGGAGAATATAGATTCTAGTCTCAGCGTTTTGGACCTGCATGGCAATCAATTGCAAGGGCAAATCCAAATTCTTCCACCATGTGCCACTTATTTGGATTACTCAAACAACAAATTCAGTTCTGTTTTACCAGCTGAAATTGGTGACTTCCTCCAGTTTGCTTATTTCTTCTCTGTCTCAGGCAATAACTTCAATGGGAGTATTCCCAAGTCGATATGCAGTAGCTTATATCTCAGAGTACTTGATATGTCTGATAATTACTTGAGTGGGCCAATTCCTCAATGCCTAACTCAAATGAGTGCATCTCTTGGAGTACTGAATCTAAGGCAAAACAATCTCAGCGGCATAATTTCTGACACTTTTACAAAAAGCTGTAGTTTACAAACTCTAGATCTCAACCGAAACCAGGTGGAGGGAAAGGTTCCACAATCACTGGGGAATTGCAAAATTCTGGAGGTTTTAGACATTGGCAACAATCAGATCAGTGGCAGCTTCCCATGCCATTTGGAGAATATATCCAAGTTGCGTGTACTTGTTTTACGATCTAACAAATTCAACGGCAGTATTCATTGTCCCAAGAACAATACCGGATGGCCAATGCTTCAGATTTTTGACTTAGCATGCAATAATTTTAGTGGTAAACTGCACCAAACATGGTTGGCGACCTGGAAGGGTATGCAGGTTGTCGACGATGAAGCCCAATCAAAGGTCAAAGATATTCAGTTTCAATTTCTGGAAATCAATCCATATCGCTATCAAGATGCAATAACAGTTACCATCAAAGGTTTAGAGCGGGAGCTGGTGAAGATCCTAACCGTGTTCACCACCATTGACATTTCTTGTAACAATTTTGAAGGGCCAATACCAGAGGTCATTGGAACATTCAAAGAACTTTATGGCCTTAACTTTTCACATAATGCTTTCACAGGGCCAATGCCATCATTTTTAGGGAACCTGCGACAGCTTGAGTCCTTGGACCTCTCAAGTAATTACTTGAGTGGTGAGATCCCATTGCAGCTGGTAAacctcaatttcctttcatttcttaACGTCTCGAACAATAAGCTAGTTGGACAGATCCCAACTGGCACCCAGCTTCAATCGTTTTCAAAAGCTTCATTTGAGAACAACCCTGGATTGTACGGGCCTCCTCTAACTGTAAAGTGTGTAAATGCATCTCGACCAAAAAATGATAGCCCTTCAGATTCTGAGACAGGGAGTATTATAGAGTGGAATCTTTTAAGTGTCGAGATAGGGTTGATCTTTGGGTTGGGAATTATCATTGTACCTCTTATCTATTGGAAGAGATGGAGGATCTGGTATTTCGAGCGTATACATCGTGCTCTCTCCAGGTTTTTCCCTAGTCTTAGTCGTGAAACAAAAAAGCATGGGAGAAGAGCTAACCGGAACGAAAGGAGGAGGCTCTAG
- the LOC107939920 gene encoding uncharacterized protein, whose protein sequence is MASLKLPIFLFISSLSLHASMAEIICEDLPKDVCAFSIASSGKRCVLETAADKDDDVEHQCRTSEVVVERMADYIESDECVAACGVNRNSIGISSDSLLDQQFTVKLCAPACYQNCPNVIDLYFNLAAGEGVFLPDLCNAQWSNPRRSMVDLILSSGAAPGPVSSQATGLFAVEAPAPAPM, encoded by the exons ATGGCTTCTCTCAAACTCCCcatctttctcttcatttcttctcTTTCCCTCCATGCTTCTATGG CTGAGATCATTTGTGAAGATTTGCCCAAAGACGTGTGCGCGTTTTCAATAGCCTCATCGGGGAAAAGGTGTGTGTTGGAAACGGCGGCGGACAAAGACGACGACGTCGAGCATCAATGCCGGACATCGGAGGTTGTGGTGGAGAGGATGGCGGATTATATAGAGAGTGATGAATGTGTTGCTGCCTGCGGCGTCAATAGAAACTCCATCGGCATATCATCGGATTCACTTCTCGATCAACAATTCACGGTCAAGCTTTGTGCACCAGCTTGTTACCAAAACTGTCCCAACGTTATCGACCTTTACTTCAATTTGGCCGCCGGTGAAG GTGTGTTTTTGCCTGATCTTTGTAACGCTCAATGGTCGAACCCACGGCGGAGCATGGTGGACCTTATATTGAGCTCCGGTGCTGCTCCTGGCCCTGTTTCTAGCCAAGCAACCGGCTTATTTGCCGTTGAAGCCCCTGCCCCAGCTCCCATGTAG